One genomic region from Thermoleptolyngbya sichuanensis A183 encodes:
- a CDS encoding pirin family protein: MITVRPSQERGHANHGWLDSYHTFSFANYYDPDHMGFRALRVINEDRVAPGRGFGTHPHRDMEIISYVLSGSLAHKDSMGNAATIGAGEVQKITAGTGIAHSEFNPSQTEGVHFLQIWILPEEAGLTPNYEEKVFPTEAKQGQWRRIASRTGADGAVQINQDVELYATVLKAGEGRSLELRPGRYAWVQVAQGKISLNGVSLEAGDGAAISDETLLEVQAISDAEVLLFDLA, translated from the coding sequence ATGATTACTGTCCGTCCGTCTCAAGAGCGCGGTCACGCCAACCACGGCTGGCTGGATAGCTACCATACGTTTTCCTTTGCCAACTACTATGACCCTGACCACATGGGCTTTCGCGCCCTGCGCGTGATCAATGAAGACCGGGTTGCGCCGGGTCGCGGCTTTGGCACGCATCCGCACCGCGACATGGAAATTATTTCCTACGTGTTGTCGGGGTCGCTGGCGCACAAAGACAGCATGGGCAACGCCGCCACGATTGGCGCGGGCGAAGTGCAAAAAATTACGGCGGGTACGGGCATTGCCCACAGCGAATTCAACCCGTCGCAAACGGAGGGCGTGCATTTTCTGCAAATCTGGATTTTGCCAGAGGAAGCAGGATTAACGCCCAATTACGAAGAGAAGGTGTTTCCCACTGAGGCCAAGCAGGGGCAGTGGCGACGTATTGCCAGCCGCACGGGGGCCGATGGCGCGGTGCAAATTAATCAGGATGTGGAACTGTATGCCACGGTGCTGAAGGCCGGTGAAGGGCGATCGCTCGAATTGCGTCCTGGCCGCTATGCCTGGGTGCAGGTGGCGCAGGGCAAGATCAGCCTCAACGGGGTGTCGCTGGAAGCGGGCGACGGCGCGGCCATCAGCGACGAAACGCTGCTGGAGGTGCAAGCCATCAGCGATGCGGAAGTGCTGCTGTTTGACTTGGCGTAG
- a CDS encoding tetratricopeptide repeat protein, whose protein sequence is MPLGVLAAAAALEVLRDLAGASRIDSQIADAKLLCEWLGYLPLGLELVGRYLASKPDLTLAELLRRLEQQKLAARALSRQEAMTATHESVAAAFELSWNDLTETQRQLGERLSLFALAPIPWALVKAGQPEADAEDLEDDRDTLINRNLLNRVGDGSYQLHSLIREFFAAKREQATDADDLTRAHCAVLVQVAQQIPWMDSQATYLGFAPVIPHLVEVVHHQMAAVSDEAVLFPANGLAAFYYGQGLYSEGVRWAERCKKQVEERLGADHPSTATSLNNLAALYESMGRYSEAEPLYGRSLEIREAQLGADHPDTATSLNNLAGLYRAMGRYSEAEPLYGRSLEIREAQLGADHPDTATSLNNLAGLYRAMGRYSEAEPLYGRSLEIREAQLGADHPDTATSLNNLAALYESMGRYSEAEPLYGRSLAIREAQLGKDHPATATSLNNLAALYESMGRYSEAEPLYLRALLILVSQLGQEHPRSQTVWQNFVGFLLAAVQAGRAGELSDHPLTQALLTQVQAERNAG, encoded by the coding sequence GTGCCGCTGGGGGTGTTGGCGGCAGCGGCGGCGCTGGAGGTGTTGCGCGACTTGGCGGGAGCCAGCCGCATCGACAGCCAGATCGCAGACGCAAAACTGCTCTGTGAATGGCTGGGCTATTTGCCCCTGGGGCTGGAACTGGTGGGGCGATATTTGGCCAGCAAGCCAGACCTAACGCTGGCGGAACTGTTGCGGCGGCTGGAGCAGCAGAAGCTGGCGGCGCGAGCGCTGTCTCGCCAAGAGGCGATGACTGCCACCCACGAGAGCGTGGCCGCCGCCTTTGAACTAAGCTGGAACGACCTAACGGAAACACAGCGGCAACTGGGAGAACGACTGAGCCTGTTTGCGCTGGCCCCGATTCCTTGGGCACTGGTGAAAGCCGGGCAGCCCGAAGCGGATGCTGAAGACCTGGAAGACGACCGCGATACGCTGATAAACCGCAACCTGCTGAACCGCGTGGGCGACGGCAGCTATCAACTGCACAGCCTAATCCGCGAGTTTTTTGCGGCAAAGCGAGAGCAGGCGACCGATGCCGACGACCTGACCCGTGCCCACTGCGCGGTGCTGGTGCAAGTTGCTCAGCAGATTCCCTGGATGGACTCACAGGCAACCTATTTGGGCTTTGCGCCAGTAATACCGCATCTGGTGGAAGTGGTGCATCACCAGATGGCGGCAGTCAGCGATGAGGCGGTGCTTTTCCCTGCCAACGGGTTGGCAGCGTTCTACTACGGACAGGGCTTGTATTCTGAAGGCGTTCGCTGGGCGGAGCGATGTAAGAAACAGGTGGAAGAGCGCCTGGGCGCAGACCATCCCTCCACGGCGACGAGTTTGAACAATTTGGCGGCGTTGTATGAATCAATGGGACGCTACAGTGAGGCGGAACCGTTGTATGGGCGATCGCTCGAAATCCGAGAAGCGCAGCTCGGCGCAGACCATCCCGACACGGCGACGAGTTTGAACAATTTGGCGGGGTTGTATCGTGCAATGGGACGCTACAGTGAGGCGGAACCGTTGTATGGGCGATCGCTCGAAATCCGAGAAGCGCAGCTCGGCGCAGACCATCCCGACACGGCGACGAGTTTGAACAATTTGGCGGGGTTGTATCGTGCAATGGGACGCTACAGTGAGGCGGAACCGTTGTATGGGCGATCGCTCGAAATCCGAGAAGCGCAGCTCGGCGCAGACCATCCCGACACGGCGACGAGTTTGAACAATTTGGCGGCGTTGTATGAATCAATGGGACGCTACAGTGAGGCGGAACCGTTGTATGGGCGATCGCTCGCCATCCGAGAAGCGCAGTTGGGCAAAGACCATCCCGCCACCGCCACCAGCTTGAACAATTTGGCGGCGTTGTATGAATCAATGGGACGCTACAGCGAGGCAGAACCCTTGTATTTGAGGGCGCTGTTGATTTTGGTCAGCCAGTTGGGGCAAGAGCATCCCAGATCGCAAACGGTTTGGCAAAATTTTGTAGGGTTTTTGCTCGCGGCAGTGCAGGCGGGGCGGGCGGGCGAGTTGTCCGATCATCCCCTCACCCAGGCGCTACTGACTCAGGTGCAAGCTGAGCGTAACGCGGGCTGA
- a CDS encoding helix-turn-helix domain-containing protein has translation MGRANQALKEVLETYRISQNRLAVMLEIDRSAVFKWVRDQREPSSETIVEITKALKQLNPDAARAFVQLYLGDILEDEAGGEG, from the coding sequence ATGGGACGGGCAAACCAAGCACTCAAGGAAGTTTTAGAAACCTATCGCATCAGCCAAAATCGGCTTGCTGTGATGCTGGAAATCGATCGCTCTGCGGTGTTTAAGTGGGTGCGTGACCAGCGAGAACCTAGCTCCGAGACGATTGTTGAAATTACCAAAGCGCTGAAGCAGTTGAACCCAGACGCGGCGCGGGCTTTTGTGCAGCTTTATCTGGGCGATATTTTGGAAGACGAGGCGGGGGGAGAGGGATAG
- a CDS encoding Uma2 family endonuclease: MQSTTHSVRWTTADLALFEGDRANRYEIIDGELFVTQAPDWKHQAVCVNIGTVLKLWSDQSGLGQAAINPGIVFSESDAVIPDVVWASHERLAQLLDEAGHLTAAPELVVEVLSPGKTNEQRDREAKLKLYSVRGVLEYWIVNVQTQRVEVYRRENAVLKLVATLYPQDELTSPVLPGFRCLVSQLF; encoded by the coding sequence ATGCAGTCCACCACCCATTCCGTCCGCTGGACAACGGCTGATCTGGCACTCTTTGAGGGCGATCGGGCCAATCGCTACGAAATCATTGATGGGGAGTTGTTTGTGACCCAAGCGCCCGATTGGAAACATCAAGCGGTTTGTGTCAACATTGGGACGGTACTAAAGCTCTGGTCGGATCAGAGCGGGCTGGGGCAAGCCGCAATTAACCCTGGGATTGTGTTTTCGGAATCGGACGCGGTGATTCCCGATGTGGTATGGGCGAGCCATGAGCGGCTGGCGCAATTGCTGGATGAGGCAGGGCATCTGACGGCGGCTCCCGAACTGGTGGTGGAGGTGCTGTCGCCGGGGAAGACGAATGAACAGCGTGACCGGGAAGCCAAGCTGAAGTTGTATTCAGTGCGGGGGGTGCTGGAATACTGGATTGTGAATGTTCAGACCCAACGGGTCGAAGTGTATCGCCGGGAGAATGCGGTGCTGAAGCTGGTGGCAACGCTGTATCCGCAGGATGAATTGACCAGCCCGGTCTTGCCCGGTTTTCGCTGTCTGGTGAGTCAGCTTTTCTAG
- a CDS encoding winged helix-turn-helix transcriptional regulator gives MSLQNADPKTLQPAPSPSGLERPSCAVETTIAIIGGRWKVLILRELLGGVKRFNELHRSLTGITQKMLTQQLREMEDDGIVHREVYQQVPPKVEYSLTPLGQSLEPILAIMHEWGERYLAEQGER, from the coding sequence ATGTCACTCCAAAACGCCGATCCCAAAACCCTGCAACCTGCCCCTTCGCCCAGCGGACTGGAGCGCCCAAGCTGCGCGGTAGAAACCACCATCGCCATCATCGGCGGCCGTTGGAAGGTGCTGATCTTGCGGGAACTGCTGGGCGGCGTGAAGCGGTTTAATGAACTGCATCGATCGCTCACGGGCATTACCCAAAAGATGCTGACGCAGCAACTCCGCGAAATGGAAGACGACGGCATCGTGCATCGCGAGGTCTATCAGCAGGTGCCGCCCAAGGTGGAATATTCCCTTACGCCGCTGGGACAAAGCCTGGAGCCGATCCTGGCGATCATGCACGAATGGGGAGAGCGATATTTGGCAGAGCAGGGAGAGCGATAG